The Thermosynechococcus sp. genome has a segment encoding these proteins:
- the tig gene encoding trigger factor, which yields MTDLIDLISVTTEPRSNSQLLAKIEVAGAHSQQVYNQVVNDLLRHTQVPGFRKGKAPRQLVLQQLGRERLHYLAMEKLIEDAVKTAVEKNNIPYLGNLELEGSIAELRDQFHPGENFSFSVTFDVEPEVTVTAYQGLTIEYSPVTYNPETVEQLLQRHQREHATLIPVEDRPAQWGDDVTLKLVTKDENGEVVKELSADELPLSLDAAQPFLLKEIPAAVVGMSIGELKTVTVSVAQEAAEGKAETPKPLTAEIELLGIKAPELPPLDDAFAAEHSEFSTMAELRAYLEQNHQERAKNQDKQAKEAALIDALIAQNPVELPKTLIRKEADVKVRTTLMQIQSQGVDLNKILTEELYEKMRQEAEPAAAKDVHARLLLKAIARQEGIEPSPEAVEERLNRYKEVVRNQTAKDLERLRELAHDEVQQEQVLNWLLEQNTFQPVQSDTATEQPPGTTGAPKDTQMEAVAENPSTPQKRSGKKASAAPSQE from the coding sequence TTGACTGACCTGATTGACCTCATTTCCGTAACGACTGAGCCACGTTCCAATAGCCAGCTCCTCGCCAAAATTGAGGTTGCGGGGGCACACTCTCAACAGGTATATAACCAAGTGGTCAACGATCTCCTTCGCCACACACAAGTGCCCGGATTTCGCAAGGGGAAAGCCCCCCGGCAGCTTGTATTGCAGCAGCTTGGCAGAGAGCGGCTGCACTATCTTGCCATGGAAAAACTGATTGAGGATGCCGTCAAAACCGCCGTTGAAAAGAACAATATCCCCTACCTAGGCAATCTCGAACTCGAAGGGAGCATTGCAGAGCTACGGGATCAATTTCATCCCGGCGAAAACTTTTCCTTCAGCGTCACGTTTGACGTCGAACCAGAAGTGACGGTCACAGCCTATCAAGGACTAACCATTGAGTACAGTCCCGTCACCTACAATCCCGAAACTGTCGAGCAGCTCTTGCAGCGGCACCAACGGGAGCACGCCACCCTCATTCCCGTGGAAGACCGACCGGCTCAGTGGGGGGATGATGTCACCCTGAAACTCGTGACCAAAGATGAAAACGGGGAAGTGGTGAAGGAACTCTCAGCGGATGAATTGCCCCTGTCCCTCGATGCAGCGCAACCCTTTTTGCTCAAAGAAATTCCTGCTGCTGTTGTCGGCATGAGTATTGGTGAACTAAAAACGGTGACGGTGTCTGTTGCCCAGGAAGCAGCGGAAGGAAAAGCGGAGACTCCCAAACCGTTGACCGCTGAGATTGAACTCTTGGGAATTAAAGCCCCGGAACTGCCCCCCCTAGACGATGCCTTTGCCGCTGAGCACAGTGAATTTAGCACCATGGCAGAATTGCGGGCCTATCTAGAGCAAAATCATCAGGAGCGAGCTAAAAATCAAGACAAGCAAGCCAAAGAAGCTGCCCTCATTGATGCCCTCATTGCGCAAAATCCCGTTGAATTGCCAAAAACCCTGATCCGCAAAGAAGCGGATGTGAAGGTGCGGACAACTCTGATGCAAATTCAGTCCCAAGGTGTTGATCTCAACAAGATCCTGACCGAGGAACTCTACGAGAAAATGCGCCAAGAGGCAGAGCCGGCGGCAGCTAAGGACGTGCACGCCCGTTTGTTGTTGAAGGCGATCGCTCGCCAAGAGGGCATTGAGCCCAGTCCAGAAGCAGTTGAGGAACGGCTGAACCGCTACAAAGAAGTGGTGAGGAACCAAACGGCAAAGGATCTGGAACGACTCCGCGAATTGGCCCACGATGAAGTGCAGCAGGAGCAAGTCCTCAACTGGCTCCTAGAGCAAAATACATTTCAGCCGGTGCAGTCCGACACAGCCACTGAGCAGCCCCCGGGGACTACTGGAGCGCCAAAGGATACCCAGATGGAGGCCGTTGCTGAAAACCCATCCACGCCGCAAAAACGATCTGGCAAAAAGGCAAGTGCTGCCCCATCCCAAGAATAG